The following proteins are encoded in a genomic region of Fervidobacterium pennivorans DSM 9078:
- a CDS encoding aminopeptidase — translation MGLNELVWKKRTREEIEHFSDRYKEFIDYAKTERLAIEYFEKILLENGYIPIEKYTGKENKVFYINKEKSLVAVNGEILNGINFVAAHVDAPRIDLKPNPLYEDSGIALAKTHYYGGVKKYQWLSLPLALVGVVVKENGEKIRVCIGCEEKDPVLVLPDLLPHLDKEDKKVSEQFKAEKMNVILGSIPLEGEEKEPVKKYILKLLKEKYNIEEEDFISADLELVPALKPRDVGMDSSFIGAYGHDDRICAFEGIMALLNAQPKNKAIGVILFDREEIGSEGDAGAQARFYRAFLRRMLSVKGFNDTEQVLDEIISKSTVLSADVTALFDPSYPDVHDKLNVAKAGYGVAIVKYTGRGGKSGASEAHAELVGKVRAILNRNGISWQVSLLGKVDVGGGGTVAKFLAKEGFDTIDIGPGLMSMHAPFELVSKADLYETYLAFKVLVEEL, via the coding sequence ATGGGGTTGAATGAATTAGTATGGAAAAAACGAACAAGGGAAGAGATTGAACATTTTTCAGATAGGTACAAAGAATTCATTGATTACGCAAAAACTGAGCGGTTAGCTATTGAATATTTTGAAAAGATACTTTTGGAAAATGGTTACATTCCGATCGAAAAATATACTGGAAAGGAGAATAAGGTTTTCTACATAAATAAAGAAAAATCTTTGGTTGCGGTTAATGGAGAAATATTGAATGGTATTAATTTTGTTGCGGCGCATGTAGATGCTCCAAGAATTGATTTGAAACCAAACCCATTGTATGAAGATTCAGGGATAGCACTTGCGAAGACCCATTATTATGGTGGAGTTAAGAAATATCAATGGTTGAGTCTACCCCTGGCACTTGTAGGCGTTGTTGTAAAAGAAAACGGCGAAAAAATTAGAGTATGCATAGGATGTGAAGAAAAGGACCCAGTATTGGTTCTTCCTGACCTGCTTCCTCATCTGGATAAAGAGGACAAAAAGGTAAGTGAACAATTCAAAGCAGAGAAGATGAACGTCATACTCGGTTCTATACCTTTAGAAGGTGAGGAAAAAGAACCAGTTAAGAAATACATCCTAAAGCTCTTGAAAGAGAAGTATAACATTGAAGAAGAAGACTTTATAAGTGCTGACTTAGAGCTTGTTCCCGCTTTGAAACCTCGAGATGTAGGTATGGATAGCAGTTTTATTGGTGCATACGGCCACGATGATAGAATATGCGCTTTCGAGGGTATCATGGCCTTATTGAACGCGCAACCAAAAAATAAAGCTATTGGAGTTATTTTGTTTGACAGAGAGGAAATAGGAAGCGAAGGCGATGCAGGAGCTCAAGCAAGGTTTTATAGAGCATTTTTGAGAAGGATGCTTTCTGTTAAGGGATTTAATGACACCGAGCAAGTTTTAGATGAGATTATTAGTAAGTCAACAGTTCTTTCAGCTGATGTAACCGCCCTTTTTGATCCGTCTTACCCTGATGTTCATGATAAACTTAATGTTGCTAAAGCAGGTTACGGTGTTGCTATAGTAAAATACACTGGCAGAGGTGGAAAAAGCGGGGCAAGCGAAGCACATGCTGAACTGGTTGGGAAAGTAAGAGCTATACTGAATCGAAACGGCATCTCTTGGCAGGTTAGCCTTTTAGGTAAAGTTGACGTCGGTGGCGGTGGAACCGTTGCAAAGTTCCTTGCAAAAGAGGGATTTGATACGATTGATATAGGACCTGGACTAATGAGTATGCACGCTCCTTTTGAACTTGTCTCAAAAGCAGACCTTTACGAAACTTATCTTGCATTTAAAGTTCTTGTGGAAGAATTGTGA
- the murB gene encoding UDP-N-acetylmuramate dehydrogenase codes for MDYTHDTLNEYIRGFKKSLIEKLWDLGCDLFFDENLSHHVSFRIGGSVPLFIIPSSMEGFLETIRLLKEYEVPFRVIGKGTNIIPTDDEKGFAVISTERIDFVEVHDEFITVSAGMSFKSLCLLALKHSLSGLEKAFGLPGSVGGAVYMNAGCYGWEMAQNVVSIKVFDGKNVETISPSEAQFSYRDSIFKHEKSLIILSAVLKLTIGDKESIREIMIDTMRKRYEKQPLEYPSAGSVFKRPRPDFYVGTAIESLGLKGYQIGGAQVSEKHAGFIINKGNATASDVLKLIDFIKGKVKEYYGVELETEVEIW; via the coding sequence GTGGATTACACGCATGATACACTTAACGAATACATTAGAGGCTTTAAGAAAAGCTTGATTGAGAAACTTTGGGATTTAGGATGTGATCTGTTTTTTGATGAAAACCTTTCACATCATGTTAGTTTTAGAATAGGTGGAAGTGTTCCACTTTTCATAATTCCCAGTTCGATGGAAGGCTTTTTAGAAACGATAAGGCTTCTCAAAGAATATGAGGTCCCTTTCCGCGTAATTGGTAAAGGAACGAATATAATCCCAACAGATGACGAAAAAGGGTTTGCGGTTATCTCTACGGAAAGAATAGATTTCGTAGAAGTTCACGATGAATTTATTACCGTATCAGCTGGAATGTCGTTTAAAAGCCTCTGTTTATTAGCGCTTAAACATTCACTTTCAGGTTTGGAAAAGGCTTTTGGATTGCCTGGTAGTGTTGGTGGGGCAGTCTACATGAATGCCGGTTGCTATGGTTGGGAAATGGCTCAAAACGTTGTTAGTATCAAAGTGTTTGATGGAAAAAATGTTGAAACCATAAGTCCTTCTGAGGCACAATTTAGCTACAGGGATAGTATATTTAAACACGAAAAATCTCTAATAATACTCTCAGCAGTTTTAAAATTAACGATAGGTGACAAGGAAAGTATCCGTGAAATTATGATTGACACTATGCGAAAACGGTACGAGAAGCAGCCATTAGAGTATCCTAGCGCTGGTAGCGTCTTTAAAAGACCAAGACCTGATTTTTACGTTGGAACGGCTATAGAATCACTTGGTTTGAAAGGTTATCAAATAGGCGGCGCACAAGTTTCTGAAAAACATGCTGGGTTTATAATCAATAAGGGAAACGCAACAGCTTCAGATGTCTTGAAATTGATTGATTTTATCAAAGGCAAAGTTAAAGAATATTACGGCGTGGAATTAGAAACAGAAGTCGAAATCTGGTAA